Proteins from a single region of Chloroflexota bacterium:
- a CDS encoding ScyD/ScyE family protein yields MSLSTPMPAPASEAASVPVPRPAVPARRTGLAALRSLDALLIVGLTLGGLAMRLPYLWTIPRFTDETREVLKAIELYHGAVPWPKQLINLDDYIGGIYQWLLVVVYWVTGISALSPRMVMAVAGALAVGFTYLLAREIGGRLAGIVAAALLATSGSIILSNAHIGWSHCLTPTITTLAIWLLLRGVHDGSRAALLGSGFTWGVALNTHPATLVLLPGAAIYVLWSGRRLLTTPWPYLAALLFVAAYSNMILYNVLTDFDSITAAATIKDRYDAGVDTVTPAIYLANHGPHGLMLLRYLAGAVDERGGSLAYLLDPTLWLYAGLTLAGLVYTARRGAPLLLLVFLSSCLIMPYFNQRKYVPISDGRYLMPLLPIAFAGIGTLLASTWQRWATTNRQWQVAIAAVSVVLVVYPLAPLARYYGQEEAAGRTNTPFLRVVSEVGAIRRPDEAVILDRDLANVKLEGGGTAFRSLRTLLAGIGIDDRSIDSVTDYAGKMAVGSSTLLLTDARGHGMVQQSEHRLRALGIQVSTAVPALDPNGYLALRLERTARTAAAATDDSDSAATPTGTPWSAGESAPAFSASLGRSGLGVYSALPAALNAADDLRSHTGNGDAIAAVDDPSSLQQAVSKVGIPIETFVGGLINPRGLAFRDDRNLIVASAGTGGPELIDVGREKPQKYGKTGQVLRIAPNGDKFLLAKNLPSFVSAVNEECGPSAVAFIGEKTYILMASGGWEIGNPEFHSGVYELLDNGQMRLVWDMTAHVLAHPAKARREDPRADVPAGMAYGMAASEGLLYVTDANQEQLIEVDPTTGSARQVVEYPKSNRAMTGVAAGPDGALYVAEWASNKITRITKDGKIADAATKLRTPVGVTFGPDGAMYVVEFTGRVLRAAQVGNEQKDILAEGLRAPTAITFGPDGNLYVSVFGQGSAQGEGSIVRLRLAPTDPNIARAQWANGAAWLGGLSVFFILMTVGWIANRRGQRKAAQESSPKG; encoded by the coding sequence ATGAGTTTGTCTACGCCGATGCCCGCTCCGGCCTCAGAGGCGGCGTCGGTTCCCGTCCCCCGGCCTGCCGTCCCCGCCAGACGCACCGGCCTCGCCGCCCTGCGCTCCCTTGACGCACTCCTGATCGTCGGGCTGACGCTCGGGGGGCTGGCGATGCGGCTGCCGTACCTGTGGACCATCCCGCGCTTCACCGACGAGACGCGCGAAGTTCTCAAAGCCATCGAGCTGTACCACGGGGCCGTTCCCTGGCCGAAACAGCTCATCAACCTCGACGACTACATCGGCGGGATCTACCAGTGGCTGCTGGTGGTCGTCTACTGGGTCACCGGCATCAGCGCCCTCTCACCCCGCATGGTGATGGCCGTCGCCGGGGCGCTGGCCGTCGGGTTCACCTACCTGTTGGCGCGGGAGATCGGCGGGCGGCTGGCTGGCATCGTGGCGGCGGCGCTGCTGGCGACGAGTGGCAGCATCATCCTCTCCAACGCCCACATCGGGTGGTCGCACTGCCTGACGCCGACGATCACCACCCTGGCGATCTGGCTGCTGCTGCGCGGCGTCCACGATGGCAGCCGCGCGGCCCTCCTGGGCAGCGGGTTCACCTGGGGCGTGGCCCTGAACACGCACCCTGCCACCCTGGTGCTCCTGCCCGGCGCCGCGATCTACGTCCTCTGGAGCGGCCGGCGATTGCTCACCACGCCGTGGCCGTACCTTGCCGCGCTGCTGTTCGTGGCGGCCTACAGCAACATGATCCTCTACAACGTGCTCACCGACTTCGACAGCATCACCGCTGCCGCGACGATCAAGGATCGGTATGACGCTGGCGTCGATACCGTCACGCCGGCCATCTACCTTGCCAACCACGGGCCACACGGGCTGATGCTGCTGCGCTACCTCGCCGGCGCCGTCGACGAGCGAGGCGGCTCGCTGGCCTACCTGCTCGATCCCACCCTCTGGCTCTACGCCGGCCTCACGCTGGCTGGCCTGGTCTACACCGCGCGACGAGGCGCGCCGCTGCTGCTCCTCGTGTTCCTCTCGTCGTGCCTCATCATGCCGTACTTCAATCAACGCAAGTACGTCCCGATCTCCGACGGACGGTATCTCATGCCACTCCTACCCATCGCCTTTGCTGGAATCGGCACGCTGCTGGCCTCTACGTGGCAGCGCTGGGCCACCACAAACCGACAGTGGCAGGTCGCCATCGCCGCGGTGTCCGTGGTGCTGGTGGTCTATCCTCTCGCGCCGCTCGCCCGCTACTACGGGCAGGAAGAGGCGGCCGGCCGCACCAATACCCCATTTCTCCGGGTCGTGAGTGAGGTCGGAGCGATCCGACGGCCAGATGAGGCCGTGATCCTCGACCGCGATCTTGCCAACGTCAAGCTCGAAGGCGGCGGCACGGCGTTTCGCTCCCTGCGGACGCTGCTGGCCGGCATCGGCATCGACGACCGCTCGATTGACAGCGTCACCGACTACGCCGGCAAGATGGCGGTCGGATCGTCCACGCTGCTGCTGACCGATGCGCGCGGACACGGCATGGTGCAGCAGTCCGAGCACCGTCTGCGGGCGCTCGGCATTCAGGTGAGCACCGCCGTCCCCGCACTCGATCCGAATGGATACCTGGCGCTGCGCCTGGAGCGCACAGCCCGGACCGCGGCAGCCGCCACCGACGATTCGGATAGCGCTGCCACGCCGACCGGCACGCCGTGGTCGGCTGGCGAGAGCGCCCCGGCCTTCAGCGCATCGCTCGGTCGGTCGGGCCTCGGCGTCTACAGCGCGCTTCCGGCGGCGCTCAACGCGGCTGACGACCTCCGCTCGCACACCGGCAACGGCGATGCTATCGCCGCCGTAGACGATCCATCGTCGCTCCAACAGGCCGTCTCAAAGGTCGGCATCCCGATTGAGACGTTCGTGGGTGGCTTGATCAACCCGCGCGGCCTCGCCTTCCGAGACGACCGCAACCTGATCGTCGCCTCGGCTGGCACCGGCGGCCCCGAACTCATCGACGTTGGCCGAGAGAAGCCGCAGAAGTACGGCAAGACCGGGCAGGTGCTCCGCATCGCCCCGAACGGCGACAAGTTCCTGCTCGCCAAGAACCTGCCGTCGTTCGTAAGCGCCGTCAACGAGGAGTGTGGCCCGAGCGCCGTGGCCTTCATCGGCGAGAAGACCTACATCCTGATGGCGTCGGGCGGCTGGGAGATCGGCAACCCGGAGTTCCACAGCGGCGTCTACGAGCTGCTCGACAACGGGCAGATGCGGCTGGTCTGGGACATGACCGCGCACGTCCTGGCGCACCCCGCGAAGGCCCGTCGCGAAGACCCTCGCGCCGACGTGCCGGCCGGCATGGCCTACGGTATGGCGGCCTCGGAAGGCCTGCTCTACGTCACCGACGCCAACCAGGAACAACTCATCGAGGTCGATCCGACCACCGGCTCGGCGCGCCAGGTGGTCGAGTACCCGAAGTCGAACCGCGCGATGACCGGCGTGGCCGCCGGCCCGGACGGCGCGCTCTACGTCGCCGAGTGGGCCTCCAACAAGATCACCCGGATCACCAAGGACGGCAAGATCGCCGACGCCGCCACCAAGCTGCGGACGCCCGTCGGCGTGACCTTCGGCCCGGACGGCGCCATGTATGTGGTCGAGTTCACCGGCCGCGTGCTCCGCGCTGCCCAGGTCGGCAACGAGCAGAAGGACATCCTGGCTGAGGGGCTGCGCGCTCCGACCGCCATCACCTTTGGCCCGGACGGCAACCTGTACGTGTCCGTGTTCGGGCAGGGTTCGGCGCAGGGCGAAGGCTCGATCGTGCGGCTGCGGCTGGCACCCACGGACCCGAACATCGCCCGCGCCCAGTGGGCGAACGGCGCGGCCTGGTTGGGCGGATTGTCGGTGTTCTTCATCCTGATGACCGTCGGCTGGATCGCCAACCGGCGCGGCCAGCGCAAGGCGGCGCAAGAGTCGTCGCCAAAGGGGTAG
- a CDS encoding aminoacyl-tRNA deacylase, which yields MLLLASIRYPPPMAREKLEKTNAIRLLDQKRVAYEALTYDPEIHSAAGVAEVLGVPPGQVYKTLVALREEAGARPLLVMIAGPDELDPRTLARELGTKSVRMAPQREAERLTGLLVGGIGALALVNKPFQVCIERAALDHEWILVNGGRRGLNLKIAVADLLKLTGAQPVEAVRRLSTSAGGDDPGGDSAGD from the coding sequence ATGCTGCTGCTGGCTTCGATTCGCTATCCTCCCCCTATGGCCCGCGAGAAGCTCGAAAAGACCAATGCGATTCGCCTGCTGGATCAGAAGCGCGTGGCCTATGAAGCGCTCACCTACGACCCCGAGATCCACTCGGCGGCAGGGGTCGCGGAGGTGCTCGGCGTGCCTCCCGGGCAGGTGTACAAGACGCTGGTGGCGTTGCGTGAGGAGGCCGGGGCGCGTCCCCTGCTGGTGATGATCGCCGGGCCGGACGAGCTTGACCCCCGTACCCTCGCCCGCGAGCTTGGCACGAAGTCGGTCAGGATGGCTCCCCAGCGCGAAGCTGAACGTCTGACCGGCCTCCTGGTCGGAGGCATCGGGGCGCTGGCCCTGGTCAACAAGCCGTTCCAGGTCTGCATCGAGCGCGCCGCCCTCGACCACGAATGGATCCTGGTGAACGGCGGCCGACGCGGCCTCAACCTCAAGATCGCCGTCGCGGACCTGCTCAAGCTGACCGGTGCACAGCCGGTCGAGGCCGTCCGACGCCTGTCCACCTCGGCGGGCGGCGACGACCCGGGCGGCGACAGCGCGGGCGACTGA